The Nitrospirota bacterium genome has a segment encoding these proteins:
- the hisB gene encoding imidazoleglycerol-phosphate dehydratase HisB produces MRKAKIERKTNETDVSVEIKIDGKGEHEINTSIPFVDHMLSLMAHHGLFDLNLKATGDIEVDYHHLMEDIGITIGSAINKALGEKEGIRRYGFAKIPMDESLAEVVIDLSGRSYLIYKTPPSKGSLRDLPVALFEDFFRALSTHAMMNLHITVQYGRDLHHIYEAIFKAFGRALNDATAMEGGRKGVPSTKGKL; encoded by the coding sequence ATGAGAAAGGCAAAGATTGAAAGAAAGACAAACGAAACCGATGTCAGCGTTGAGATAAAGATTGACGGAAAGGGAGAACACGAGATCAACACATCCATCCCCTTTGTCGACCATATGCTCTCACTCATGGCCCACCACGGCCTTTTTGACCTTAACTTAAAGGCAACCGGAGACATAGAGGTAGACTACCACCACCTGATGGAGGATATCGGCATCACGATCGGCAGCGCCATAAACAAGGCACTCGGAGAAAAAGAGGGCATAAGGAGATACGGTTTTGCCAAGATCCCCATGGATGAAAGCCTTGCAGAGGTGGTCATAGACCTGAGCGGCAGGTCATACCTTATTTATAAGACACCACCGTCAAAGGGCAGCCTCAGGGACCTTCCCGTGGCACTGTTTGAGGATTTCTTCAGGGCGCTCTCCACTCATGCAATGATGAATCTACACATAACAGTACAGTACGGAAGGGACCTGCATCACATCTACGAGGCCATTTTCAAGGCCTTTGGAAGGGCACTGAATGATGCCACTGCAATGGAGGGAGGGAGAAAAGGGGTTCCTTCTACAAAGGGAAAACTCTGA
- the cobC gene encoding alpha-ribazole phosphatase: MKGATTLFLIRHGHTVGGEEKRYKGHIDVELSETGERVIQRLTENLQRLDHTLDAIYCSDLKRATKSAAILSDPLGLKPVVIPELRERSFGRWEGMSFEEISEEYPGEFGKWKADPLKFSPPDGESTLEVKERTLSAVNGLLKRHQGETFCIVAHGGVNRIILCHFMGLPLKNIFRIDQDYGCLNIIEIYEDGFPVIKLLNGAAECLPQRAGS; the protein is encoded by the coding sequence ATGAAGGGAGCAACCACCCTCTTTCTCATCCGTCACGGCCATACAGTAGGCGGTGAAGAAAAGAGATACAAGGGACATATCGACGTCGAGCTGTCGGAGACAGGGGAGAGGGTTATACAGAGACTCACGGAAAATCTGCAGAGGCTTGATCATACCCTGGACGCCATCTACTGCTCTGACCTCAAACGGGCTACAAAAAGTGCCGCAATACTCTCTGACCCCCTGGGGCTGAAACCGGTTGTGATCCCCGAGTTAAGGGAGCGGAGTTTTGGCAGGTGGGAGGGGATGAGCTTTGAGGAAATCTCAGAAGAGTATCCCGGGGAATTCGGGAAATGGAAGGCAGACCCCCTGAAGTTCAGCCCACCTGACGGGGAGAGCACTCTTGAGGTGAAGGAACGCACCTTGAGCGCAGTCAACGGCCTGTTGAAAAGACATCAGGGAGAGACGTTTTGCATTGTGGCACATGGTGGCGTAAACAGGATTATTCTTTGTCATTTTATGGGGTTACCGCTTAAAAACATCTTCAGGATAGATCAGGATTACGGATGCCTGAACATCATTGAAATATATGAAGACGGTTTTCCGGTCATCAAACTCTTGAACGGAGCCGCAGAATGCCTGCCCCAAAGAGCCGGGAGTTGA
- the mqnB gene encoding futalosine hydrolase, translating into MPKGKGAGFHANKNLYAMTGLICAVEFEHEEVLKNLSRRRQVEYGGLIFYRGLLRGRCLVLVASGVGKTNAAHAATLFLEKFRPEIIINFGVGGAYPDSGISVGGIAVADQEIYGDEGVVTPSGFMDMRGMGIPLLSNPGPGLNAKRPKRNLFNKIPIHSMPVKKACRILKKLSFNPGKGPFVTLSTVTGTAERAAELQRRYRAICENMEGASVAHICMLYGVPFLEIRGISNMVEDRDRRRWRLKEAAAECQRAVMGVVSQW; encoded by the coding sequence TTGCCAAAGGGTAAGGGGGCAGGATTTCATGCAAATAAAAACCTATACGCCATGACAGGTCTTATCTGTGCAGTAGAGTTTGAACATGAAGAAGTCTTAAAAAATCTCTCCCGCAGGAGACAGGTGGAGTATGGCGGGCTGATTTTCTACAGGGGCCTCCTCCGGGGCAGGTGTCTTGTGCTTGTAGCCTCTGGTGTGGGAAAGACCAATGCCGCCCATGCAGCCACACTCTTTTTGGAGAAGTTCCGGCCTGAAATAATCATAAACTTTGGTGTTGGTGGTGCGTATCCTGATTCGGGTATCAGCGTGGGTGGCATTGCAGTTGCCGACCAGGAGATATACGGTGATGAAGGGGTTGTCACACCATCTGGATTTATGGATATGCGGGGTATGGGGATCCCGCTTTTATCAAATCCCGGACCGGGTCTTAATGCAAAGAGGCCCAAAAGAAATCTCTTTAATAAAATCCCCATACACTCCATGCCCGTAAAAAAGGCTTGCAGGATATTGAAAAAACTCTCTTTTAATCCCGGAAAGGGCCCCTTTGTCACGCTCTCCACTGTAACAGGCACTGCAGAAAGGGCAGCGGAGCTGCAGAGAAGATACAGGGCAATATGCGAGAACATGGAGGGTGCATCAGTGGCCCATATCTGTATGCTTTACGGTGTGCCCTTTCTGGAGATAAGGGGTATAAGCAATATGGTAGAGGACAGGGACAGAAGGAGATGGAGGCTGAAAGAGGCGGCTGCAGAGTGTCAGAGGGCTGTTATGGGTGTGGTGAGTCAGTGGTAA
- a CDS encoding phosphotransferase: MIERDALEKYLIETYEGARLIRFERLGSGVHGTGFSLIFDTSGGRREYVIKSLATEGLGHDYPSDRAAVFLLAFNEYGTLPEHIKPVDVISLQTDGSVKSISGGQEYFLLMETAEGVNYFHDLKEMKQKEALDREDREKILALTNYLKDIHSVKKESRTLYWRKLRDTVGHGECLMGVFDSYPDGVISYQDMAEIEKLCVDWRARLKPLHRRLCQVHGDFHPGNIWFNNSKFVLLDRSRGPWGEAADDVTALTINYIFYSIMYFNHVKDVFLEALTLFYNNYIEAVEDETILSVVAPFYAFRGAVVAHPGFYPQLTLEQRMTIFRFVKNILASGKFEPDRVNDYLA; this comes from the coding sequence GTGATTGAGAGAGATGCCCTTGAAAAATATTTGATAGAGACCTATGAAGGCGCAAGACTCATCAGGTTTGAACGTCTTGGGTCAGGGGTGCATGGCACGGGATTTTCTCTTATATTTGATACCTCCGGGGGACGAAGAGAATACGTCATTAAAAGCCTTGCAACAGAGGGCCTCGGGCACGATTATCCATCTGACAGGGCAGCAGTCTTTCTCCTTGCATTTAACGAATATGGAACCCTTCCCGAGCATATAAAACCGGTTGATGTGATCTCCCTGCAAACTGACGGCTCTGTAAAGTCGATCAGCGGAGGACAGGAGTACTTCCTCCTGATGGAGACGGCCGAAGGGGTTAATTACTTTCATGACCTCAAGGAGATGAAACAAAAAGAAGCACTTGACAGGGAAGACAGGGAAAAAATCCTGGCACTGACCAATTACCTAAAGGATATCCACTCCGTCAAAAAAGAGTCCAGAACCCTCTACTGGAGGAAACTGCGGGACACGGTAGGCCACGGCGAATGTCTTATGGGTGTCTTTGACTCTTACCCTGACGGGGTTATAAGCTATCAGGATATGGCGGAGATAGAGAAACTCTGCGTGGATTGGCGGGCAAGATTAAAACCTCTTCACAGGAGGCTCTGTCAGGTACACGGAGACTTTCATCCCGGCAATATATGGTTTAACAACAGCAAGTTTGTGCTTCTGGACCGAAGCCGCGGACCCTGGGGAGAGGCAGCAGACGACGTGACTGCGCTGACAATAAACTATATCTTCTATTCAATCATGTACTTCAACCATGTAAAGGACGTCTTCCTTGAGGCACTGACCCTCTTTTACAACAACTATATAGAGGCTGTGGAAGATGAAACCATACTGTCGGTTGTTGCTCCCTTTTATGCATTCAGGGGCGCTGTGGTAGCACACCCTGGATTCTATCCCCAACTGACCCTTGAGCAGCGCATGACTATATTCCGGTTTGTTAAAAATATACTCGCATCCGGAAAATTTGAGCCGGACAGGGTAAATGACTACCTTGCCTGA
- a CDS encoding IMP cyclohydrolase has product MSELKKMYRTIVEDPFPSDMTIKFGDQTLTYRKKTWKIPDASTGKVVEKGLRYGENPDQPAALYELAGGNLVLAGCEFISPGNGLVSSITEEDMIQAGKHPGKTNLTDIDNALNILKFLTKSPAAAIMKHNNPCGVACGDSLVDAYDKANMADRIAAFGGCLVVTRAMDKATAELASENYLEVVAAPDFEDGVVEILAKRKNLRIVRIRKIYELQKYMDLPVVEFKALIDGGLIVQQSQINRIRSKEDFQPAGTVYKGGEYVINRMPTEREYEDMLFGWHVEQGVTSNSVLFVKNGVTVGIGTGEQDRVGVAEIAVFKAYTKHADALCFRRHGIPYKQFELEAKQGKRDRKVLEEIDEETRRAKGGLIGSIMVSDAFFPFRDGVDVGIKEGVTGVVQPGGSERDYEIITACNESNVTMVFTGQRLFKH; this is encoded by the coding sequence ATGAGTGAGTTAAAGAAGATGTACCGTACAATTGTGGAAGACCCCTTTCCATCAGATATGACCATCAAATTCGGAGACCAGACCCTTACTTACAGAAAAAAAACCTGGAAGATTCCGGATGCCTCCACCGGCAAGGTGGTTGAAAAAGGGCTCCGTTACGGTGAAAACCCTGACCAGCCTGCAGCACTCTATGAACTTGCGGGCGGCAACCTCGTTCTTGCCGGGTGTGAATTTATCAGTCCCGGTAACGGCCTTGTAAGCAGCATCACTGAAGAGGATATGATACAGGCCGGTAAACATCCCGGAAAGACCAATCTCACAGACATTGATAATGCCCTTAACATCCTCAAGTTTCTGACAAAGAGTCCGGCCGCAGCAATAATGAAGCACAACAACCCATGCGGAGTTGCCTGCGGAGACAGCCTTGTTGATGCCTATGACAAGGCAAACATGGCGGACAGGATTGCAGCCTTTGGGGGCTGCCTTGTTGTAACCCGGGCAATGGACAAGGCAACGGCAGAGCTTGCGAGTGAAAATTATCTGGAGGTAGTTGCTGCACCTGATTTTGAAGACGGGGTTGTCGAGATACTTGCAAAGAGAAAAAACCTGAGGATCGTGAGGATAAGGAAGATTTACGAGCTGCAGAAATACATGGATTTGCCGGTAGTTGAATTCAAGGCACTCATTGACGGTGGCCTCATAGTTCAGCAGTCCCAGATTAACAGGATACGTTCAAAAGAAGATTTTCAGCCTGCCGGGACTGTTTATAAAGGCGGGGAGTACGTTATCAACCGTATGCCGACAGAGAGGGAGTATGAAGACATGCTCTTTGGATGGCATGTAGAGCAGGGAGTCACCTCAAACTCTGTTCTGTTTGTCAAGAACGGTGTAACCGTAGGCATCGGCACAGGAGAGCAGGACAGGGTTGGCGTGGCAGAGATAGCAGTATTCAAGGCATATACCAAACACGCAGATGCACTCTGCTTCCGCCGCCATGGGATACCATACAAACAGTTTGAACTCGAGGCAAAACAGGGCAAGCGCGACCGTAAGGTCCTTGAGGAAATAGACGAAGAGACGCGCAGGGCAAAAGGTGGTCTTATCGGGTCCATAATGGTCTCGGATGCCTTCTTTCCCTTCCGCGACGGGGTGGATGTCGGAATAAAAGAGGGCGTCACCGGTGTTGTCCAGCCCGGAGGTTCCGAGAGGGACTATGAGATAATCACTGCCTGCAATGAAAGCAACGTGACAATGGTCTTTACAGGACAGCGGTTGTTCAAGCACTGA
- a CDS encoding PLP-dependent aspartate aminotransferase family protein, whose product MKKATRCVHSGTYRDKKTRGVNTPVFTSTSFEYLDRDYTVYPRYFNTPNQRVVVDKLCALENAEDGLIFSSGMAAISTVLLTFLSSGDHAVLQEDIYGGTHHFVTADFKRFGIDYTFVSNNAEDIEKAIRENTRIIFIESPSNPLLKITDIRAVAKAARTRNIISAIDNTFATPINQNPLDMGIDIAIHSGTKYLGGHSDICCGAVVSKKHLVEEIRSSATNFGSSLNAYACSLLERSMKTLGIRVEKQCSNAHEIAESLLNNSRIRKVYYPGLKSHPGHDTAKGQMKGFGAIVSFEVNEEKTEPSEFVRRLKLIKPAVSLGGVESIICSPAATSHEKLTDEERAELGITDTLFRLSVGIEDSADLLTDIEEALG is encoded by the coding sequence ATGAAAAAAGCTACCCGATGCGTACACAGCGGCACGTACAGGGACAAGAAGACCCGTGGAGTAAATACTCCTGTATTTACCTCCACTTCCTTTGAATATCTGGACAGGGACTACACTGTATATCCACGATACTTCAATACACCCAATCAGCGGGTCGTTGTCGACAAGCTGTGCGCACTGGAAAACGCAGAGGACGGATTAATCTTCAGCTCGGGGATGGCGGCAATCAGCACGGTGCTGCTTACATTCCTCAGCAGCGGTGATCATGCCGTTCTTCAGGAGGATATATACGGAGGCACTCACCATTTTGTAACTGCAGATTTTAAAAGATTCGGAATTGATTACACTTTTGTATCCAATAATGCTGAAGACATTGAAAAAGCAATAAGAGAAAACACCAGGATTATCTTTATTGAATCCCCATCCAACCCCCTGCTCAAGATCACTGATATAAGGGCAGTGGCCAAAGCGGCAAGGACGAGGAATATAATCTCGGCCATTGACAACACCTTTGCAACACCGATCAACCAGAACCCTCTGGACATGGGCATTGACATCGCAATTCACAGCGGCACCAAGTATCTGGGCGGACACAGTGATATATGCTGCGGCGCTGTTGTGAGCAAAAAACACTTGGTTGAAGAAATAAGGAGTTCAGCCACCAACTTCGGCAGCAGCCTGAACGCATATGCCTGCTCCCTGCTTGAAAGAAGCATGAAGACTCTCGGCATCAGGGTGGAAAAACAATGCAGTAACGCACATGAGATTGCAGAATCCCTGCTGAACAATTCAAGGATCAGGAAAGTCTATTATCCCGGACTGAAAAGCCATCCGGGTCATGATACAGCGAAAGGTCAGATGAAGGGATTCGGCGCTATTGTATCCTTTGAAGTGAACGAAGAGAAGACGGAACCGTCTGAATTCGTCAGGAGACTAAAGCTTATCAAGCCTGCCGTCAGTCTCGGAGGAGTTGAAAGCATCATCTGCTCCCCTGCAGCCACCTCACATGAAAAACTGACTGATGAAGAACGTGCAGAGCTGGGGATAACAGATACCCTATTCCGCCTGTCCGTTGGAATTGAAGACTCTGCAGACCTTTTAACGGATATTGAAGAGGCTTTGGGATAG